One window of Manihot esculenta cultivar AM560-2 chromosome 17, M.esculenta_v8, whole genome shotgun sequence genomic DNA carries:
- the LOC110604771 gene encoding uncharacterized protein LOC110604771, producing MSFLRSVPALLRRFLCSSLVVRCCSSPRPRSLQLEEMMWASVRRKVLSGSSTTYLVLEQSLPGTCFMAPLSRSYSNPLKILPFERQSNNLRNVSFHGSLGLPVGSRPLRSAMSYYLFSLFLFHGICTELLIFSLSPFMVIKEFLFKIFLSLLGNPPVLQQT from the exons ATGTCGTTTCTGCGTTCGGTTCCTGCTCTTCTCCGCCGCTTCCTCTGCTCTAGTCTTGTTGTCCGGTGCTGCTCCTCGCCGCGTCCTCGGTCACTGCAG CTTGAAGAAATGATGTGGGCAAGTGTAAGGCGAAAAGTTCTCTCTGGCAGCTCTACTACTTATTTG GTTTTAGAGCAATCATTGCCAGGTACTTGTTTTATGGCACCATTATCGCGATCTTACTCCAACCCCTTGAAG ATACTGCCATTTGAAAGACAATCAAACAACCTACGAAATGTCAGTTTCCATGGTTCCCTTG GACTTCCAGTTGGTTCAAGGCCTTTAAGGTCAGCTATGTCttactatttattttctctGTTTCTTTTCCATGGCATATGCACAGAATtgcttattttttctcttagcCCTTTCATGGTCATTAAGGAATTCCTATTCAaaatatttctttctttattaggAAATCCCCCTGTTCTTCAACAAACTTAA